The Streptomyces sp. NBC_00162 sequence GTGTCCACGGTCTCGGTGATCGGCTGGACCAGCACCGGGTGGGCGCTGACCTCCACGAACACCCCGTGGCCCTGGCCCAGCAGGTCGGCCACGGCCGGGCCGAAGCCCACCTGGCCCCGCAGGTTCTGGTACCAGTACCCGCCGTCCAGCACCCCGGCGTCCGAAACCCAACCACCCGTGACGGTGGAGTAGAACGGCACCTTCGGCGCCTGCGCGCTGATCCCGGCGAGGGTCTGGGCGAGCGCGTCGCGGATGTCCTCGACGTGCCGGGTGTGCGAGGCGTAGTCCACCGCGACCCGACGCACGCGGACACCCTCGGCGGACAGGGCCTCCAGGGCCTCGTCCAGCGCCTGCGCGTCACCGGCGATCACCACCGACGACGGCCCGTTGACGGCAGCGACCTCCACACGGTCCGCCCACGGCTGGATCCGCGCGACGGCCTCGTCCTCGGACAGGGCGACCGAAGCCATACCGCCACGGCCTGCCAGGTCCTTGGCGATGGCCTGGCTCCGCAGTGCCACGACGCGCGCCGCGTCCTGCAGCGAGAGAGCACCCGCCACACAAGCGGCCGCGATCTCACCCTGGGAGTGGCCCAGCACCGCATCGGGCTTCACGCCCACGGACGACCACACGGCCGCCAGGCCGACCATCACCGCGAAGCTCGCCGGCTGGAGGACGTCGACCCGCTCCATGAGCTCGGGGTCCGTGTCGCCGCGCAGCACATCCAGCAGCGACCAGTCCACGAACGGATCCAGGGCAGCCGCGCACTCCGCGATCCGCTCGGCGAACACCGGGGAAGCGTCGAGCAGTTCACGGCCCATGCCGGCCCACTGCGAACCCTGACCCGGGAACACCCACACGACCTTGCCCGGCGCACCCGAACCGGCACTGCCGGACACCACACCCGGCGCGTTCTCTCCCTGCGCCAGCGCCTTCAGTCCTGCCAGCGCCTCGTCGCCCGATTCGGCCACGACCACCGCACGCTCGCCGAAGACCCCGCGGTCCGACACCAGCGCCCCGGCCACAGCCGCCGGCGACACCCCGTCGGCGCCCTTGAGGAACGCCGCGAGCCGCTCGGCCTGACCGGCCAGAGAAGCGGTGCTCCGCGCCGACACCACCAGCGGTACGACACCCGCAGGCGCCTGCTCTTCGGAGCCGGGCTCCGCCGCCTGCGGCGGTGCCTCTTCCAGGATCAGGTGTGCGTTGGTACCGCTGATGCCGAACGAGGAGACGCCGACCCGGCGCGGATGGCCGTTGCGCGACCACTCGCGGGCCTCGGTCAGCAGCTCGATGGCTCCCTCGGACCAGTCCACCTTCTTCGAGGGCTCGTCCGCATGCAGGGTGGCGGGCATCACGCCGTGGCGCAGCGCCTGCACCATCTTGATGACACCGGCCACGCCCGCGGCGGCCTGTGTGTGACCGATGTTCGACTTCAGGGAGCCGAGCCACAGCGGTTGCTCCGGGTTCCGGTCCCGTCCGTAGGTCGCGAGCAGTGCCTGCGCCTCGATCGGGTCACCCAGGGCCGTACCGGTTCCGTGACCCTCCACCACGTCCACGTCGGACGGGGAAAGCCCGGCGCTGTCCAGGGCCCTGCGGATCACCCGCTGCTGCGAGGGACCGTTCGGCGCCGTCAGACCGTTCGACGCACCGTCCTGGTTGACGGCGCTGCCGCGCAGCACCGCCAGCACCCGGTGCCCGCGCTCACGCGCCACCGACAACCGCTCCAGCACCACGAGGGCGACACCCTCGGACAGCACCGTGCCGTCCGCGCCGTCCCCGTACGCCTTGCACCGCCCGTCGGATGCCAGGCCGCGCTGCCGCGACATGCCGAGGACTCCGATCGGCGAGCCCATCACGGCGACACCGCCGGCGAGCGCCATGGAGCACTCGCCCTGGCGCAGCGCCTGCGCGGCCAGGTGCATCGCCACCAGCGACGAGGAGCACGCCGTGTCCACCGTCACCGCCGGACCCTCGAAACCGAAGGTGTACGACACGCGACCCGAGGCCACGCTTCCCGCCGTGGCGGTCGTGACGAAGCCTTCGAGCTCCGCGGGCACGTTGGTGAGGGACTCGACGTAGTCGTGAATGGAGACGCCGGAGAAGACGCCGATGTTGCTGCCCTGTGCCGCGGCCGGGTCGATGCCCGCGCGTTCCAGCGCCTCCCAGGAGGCCTCCAGCAGCAACCGCTGCTGGGGGTCCATCGCCAGCGCCTCGTTCGGCGAGATGCCGAAGAATCCCGCGTCGAACTGCGCGGCCTCGTGGAGGAATCCGCCCGTGCTCGTGTACGAGGTGCCCGCGCTGTCCGGGTTCGGGTCGTAGAGGCCCTCCAGGTCCCAGCCACGGTCGTCCGGGAAGGAGGACATGCCCTCGCGGCGCTCCTGCAGCAACTGCCACAGATCCTCGGGACCCGCGACACCGCCCGGCAGGCGGCACGCCATCCCGACGATCGCTATCGGCTCGTCGGGATCCGCGACGACGGCCACCGCGGTGGCGGGGGCGGTGCCGTCCGCCGCGTCACCGAGCTCCTCGCGCAGGTGACGGGCGAGGACCACCGGGGTGGGGTAGTCGAAGATCAGCGTGGCCGGCAGTTTCACGCCGGTCGCCGCGCTCAGCCGGTTCCGCAGCTCGACCGCGGTCAGCGAGTCGAACCCGATGTCGCTGAATCCACGGGTGCCCTGAGCCAGTTCGGGGCCGCTGAATCCGAGTACGGCGCTCGCCTCGTCCTGGACGATGGTCAGCAGGATGCTCTCCTGCTCGGCCTGGGGCAGCCCCGCGAGTCGGCGGACCAGTCCGCTGCTGTCGCCGGAAGCCGCCCGCGCCAGGCGTCGGCCCGCGCGTACCAGGCCGCGCAGCAGGTGCGGGACTCCCCCGCCGGCCGCTGCCTGGCTTCGCATGATCTTCAGGTCCAGCTTGATCGGGACCAGCAGCGCCTGGCCGGCGTGCAGGCCGACGTCGAAGATGTCCAGGCCCTCGGCCGGCGTTATCGCCAGCACGCCACCGCGGCTCATACGGGCCTGGTCGACGGCGCTGAGGTGAGCGGTCAATCCGTTGGCCTGCTCCCACAGACCCCAGGCCAGCGACAGACCCGGCAGGCCTGCCGCCCGGCGGCCGGCCATCAGCCCGTCGAGGTAGGCGTTCGCCGCCGCGTAGTTGCCCTGTCCGGCCGACCCCATGAGCGAGGCAGCGGACGAGAACACCACGAAGGCGTCGAGGTCCAGGCCTCGGGTCAGCGCATCAAGGTGGCGCACCGCATCCACCTTCGGCGCGAACACACCGGCCAGCCGCTCCGGGGTCAGCGCCGCGATCACGCCATCGTCCAGGACGCCGGCCATGTGCACGACACCGGTCAGGGGGTGCTCGGCCGGTACCGAGGCCAGCAGGGACTCGACCTGGGCCCGGTCGGACACGTCACAGGACGCCACCGACACGACCGCACCCTGCTCGGTGAGCTCGGCGACCAGTTCCGCCACGCCCTCCGCGTCCGTACCCCGACGGCTCGCGAGCACGAGGTGCCGCACGCCGTGCCGGGTGACCAGGTGACGGGCCACCAGAGCGCCCAGGGCGCCGGTGCCACCGGTGACCAGGACGGTCCCTTCGGTCGCGAACACCGCGGGGGCGTCCGGGACGTCACCGCCGGCCCGGACGAGCCGGGGGACGGAGAGGGCCGCTGCGCGCACCGCGACCTGCGGCTCGCCACTGGCCAGCACCGGACCCAGGACCGTACGCAGGACGGATTCCGCTCCGTCGCCGGAGGCCGGGTCGGTGTCGATCAGGATGATGCGGTCGGGGTTCTCGGCCTGGGCTGCACGCACCAGACCCCATACCGCCGCTCCGGCCGGGTCGCTCACCGTGCCGTCACCGGCAGGCACCGCGCCGCGGGTCAGGACGACCAGCCGCGACTCCTCCAGCCCCGTCCCGGCCAGCCACGCCTGTACGACCTCCAGCACCCGGGAGGTCAACGCCAGTGCCGCGTCCTCGCTGTCAGCGCCGGCCACGGCCTGCAGGACCGCCACCGCCGGGACTCCCGCGCTCCCGGCCAGAGCCACGACGTCGTCGGCGGCGGACACCGGCGCCCACGACGGCGAAGCCTCCGCGCCCTGAGCCGAGGGCAGCTCGGTCCACTCCACCCCGAAGAGCGTGTCGCGGCTCTCGTCGCCTGCCGCGGCGCCCAGCTGGTCGGTGGACACCTCACGGGACACCAGCGAGTCCATCGTCAGGACCATGTCGCCGGTCTCGTCGGAGGCCTGGAACGACAGCGCGTCCGGGCCGCTCGGCGCGATCCGCACCCGCAGTGCCGAGGCACCCACGGCGTGCAGCACCAGCCCGTTCCAGGCGAACGGCAGCACCTGGCGGTCGTCGTCCGGATTGGCGAAGGCGTTCGTGTGGAGGGCGGCGTCCAGCAGCGCCGGGTGCATGCCGAACTTGCCGGCGTCCTCCCGCTGTTCCTCGGGCAGGACGGCCTCGGCGAAGACCTCGTCACCGCGCCGCCACACCGCCCGCAGGCCCTGGAACGCCGGACCGTACGCGTAGCCGCGCTCGAGCAGGTCGGTGTAGAAGTTCCCGACCTCGACGGGCTCCGCACCGGCCGGCGGCCACGCGGCGAAGTCGAATCCCTGTGCCGTTGTGCGTGTCGCCGAAGGCTCCGCCAGGAGTCCGGTGGCGTGCCGCGTCCATTCGCTCGCGCCACCCTCGCCGGCGGCGTCCTCGCGCTGGGAGTACACGTCCACCGTGCGCGTGCCGGTCGGGTTCGGTCCGCCGACCGCGACCTGCAACCGCACTCCGCCGTGCTCGGGCAGCACCAGGGGTGCCTCGATCACGAGTTCTTCCAGGACTCCGTAGCCGAACTCGTCGCCGGCCCGGACCGCGAGGTCGACGTACATCGTGCCGGGGATGATCACCACGCCGCCGATGGCGTGACCGGCCAGCCAGGGGTGCGTGCGCAGCGACAGCCGCGAGGTGAAGACCAGGCCGTCGGACTGCGGCAGCTGCACCACCGCGCCCAGCAGCGGGTGATCGGCCCCGGTCAGCCCCAGCGACGCCGCGTCCGTGGCCGAGCCGGCCATCTGGATCCAGTAGTGCTGGTGGTCGAAGGCGTAGGTCGGCAGGTCCACGCGCCGGAAGGCCGCTCCACCGGGCAGAACCTCGGCCCAGTCCAGGGCCACACCGCGGACGAACAGCTCGGCCATCGAGGCCAGCAGCCGTCGCAGGCCGCCGTCCTGACGGCGCAGGGACCCGGTCACCACCACACCGGTGCCGGTGTCGGCCTTGTCGACGGTCTCGGTGATCGGCTGGACCAGCACCGGGTGGGCACTGACCTCGACGAACACCCCGTGACCCTGCTCGAGCAGCGCGGCCACCGCCGGGCCGAAGCCCACCTGTGCCCGCAGGTTCCGGTACCAGTACCCGCCGTCGAGGACGTCGGCGTCCTCGACCCACGTGCCGGTGACGGTGGAGTAGAACGGCACCGTCGGGGCCTGCGCGCCGACCCCGGCCAGCGCCTCGGCGAGCGCGTCGCGGATGTCCTCGACGTGCCGGGTGTGCGAGGCGTAGTCCACCGCGACCCGACGCACCCGGACACCCTGGTCCTCCAGCGCGTCCAGCGCCTCGTCCAGCGCCTCGGCGTCACCGGCGATCACCACGGAGGACGGGCCGTTGACCGCCGCGACCTCGACCCGGTCCGCCCAGCGCTCCAGACGCGCGACGGCCTCTTCCTCGGTCAGCGCGACCGAAGCCATACCTCCACGGCCTGCCAGGTCCTTGGCGATGGCCTGGCTCCGCAGCGCCACCACGCGCGCCGCGTCCTCCAGCGAGAGCGCACCCGCCACACAGGCGGCCGCGATCTCACCCTGGGAGTGGCCGAGCACCGCGTCGGGCTCGACGCCCACGGAGGCCCACACCGCGGCCAGACCGACCATCACCGCGAAGCTCGCCGGCTGCAGGACGTCGACCCGGTCGAGGAGCTCGGGTTCGGCGTCGCCGCGCAGTACGTCGATCAGCGACCAGTCCACCCACCGCTCCAGAGCAGCCGCACACTCCGCGATCCGCCCGGCGAACACCGGCGAGGAGTCGAGCAGTTCACGGCCCATGCCGGCCCACTGCGAACCCTGGCCCGGGAACACCCACACGACCTTGCCTGGCGTACCCGAACCGGTCACCACACCGGCCGCGTTCTCACCGCGCGCCAGCGCCTGCAGGCCGGCCAGCGCCTCGTCGTGGGAACCCGCGAGCACCACCGCGCGCTCACCCAGCACGGCGCGGCCCGACACCAGCGTCCCGGCCACGTCCGCCAGCGGCACCTCGCCGGCGTCCTCGACGAACGCCGCCAGCCGCCCGGCCTGGGCCGCCAGCGAGGCAGCGGTCCCCGCCGACACCACCAACGGCACCACACCGGCGGGCTGCGCCACGTCCTCGACGGGCTCCGCCTCCTCGGCGGGCGCCTCTTCCAGGATCATGTGCGCGTTCGTACCGCTGGCCCCGAAAGCGGAGACGCCGGCCCGGCGCGGGCGACCGTTCTCCGGCCACTCCCGCGACTCGGTCAGCAGCTCCACCGCACCCGCGGACCAGTCCACCTGGGGGGTGGGCGCGTCCACGTTCAGGGTCGCCGGGAGCGTCTTGTGCCGCAGCGCCTGGACCATGTTGATCACGGCGGCCACGCCGGACGCCGCCTGCGTGTGCCCGATGACGGACTTGACCGATCCGAGCCACAGCGGCTGTTCCGGGTCGCGGCCCTGCCCGTAGGTGGCCAGCAGCGCCTGCGCCTCGATCGGGTCACCCAGCACCGTGCCGGTGCCGTGACCCTCCACCGTGTCCACATCGGCCGGGGAGAGGCCGGCGCTCTCGAGGGCCTTGCGGATCACCCGCTGCTGCGAGGGGCCGTTCGGCGCGGTCAGGCCGTTGGACGCACCGTCCTGGTTGACCGCACTGCCGCGGATGACGGCCAGCACCTGGTGGCCGCGCTCGCGCGCCACCGACAGCCGCTCCAGCAGCACCACGCCCACGCCCTCGGCCCAGCCGGAGCCGTCGGCGCCGGCGGCGTAGGACTTGCAGCGCCCGTCGAAGGCGAGCGCGCGCTGACGCGCGAAGCCGACGAACCCGCCCGGGGTCGCCATCACCGTCGAGCCGCCCGCGAGCGCCATCGAGCACTCGCCGCGGCGCAGCGCCTGCGCGGCGAGGTGGATCGCCACCAGCGAGGAGGAGCACATCGTGTCGACGGTCACCGCAGGGCCCTCGAGCCCGAGGGTGTAGGAGACGCGACCGGAGGCGACGCCGCCGGCGGTGCCCAGGGCGCGCTCCAGGCTGAGGTATCCCTCGAACCCGCTGAGGTCCGGCGCGTAGTCCTGGTGCACGACTCCGGCGAACATCCCGATGTCGCTGCCCCGCACCGAGTGGGGGTCGATGCCGGCCCGCTCGAAGGTCTCCCAGGACACCTCGAGCAGCTGTCGCTGCTGGGGGTCCATGGCCAGGGCCTCACGCGGCGAGATCCCGAAGAACCCGGCGTCGAACTGCGCCGCGTCGTGCAGGAAGGCGCCCTCCCGGACGTACGTCGTACCGGGGTTGTCGGGGTCCGGGTTGTAGAGGCCCTCGACATCCCAGCCGCGGTCCTCGGGGAAGGTGGAGTAGACGTCGGCGCCCTCGGACACCACCCGCCAGAAGTCCTCCGGGCCACGGATTCCGCCGGCGTACCGGCAGGCCATGGACACGATCGCGATGGGCTCAGAGGCAGCCGCGACGAGTGTGCTGTTCTCCTGCTGAAGCCGGGCGTTCTCCTTCAGCGAGGCACGCAGTGCCTCGACGACCTGCTGGTCGGGCGCCGACATATCCATCCTCCACGATTCGTTCACAGGCGATCAGCTCGTCTTGCCCAGGGCCCGTTGCACCAGATCGGCAACGTCCATGGCATCGATCAGTTCCACGTCGGCGGCGGCCGCCGACGGTTCCGCTTCCGGCGCGTCCGCATCCGCGTCCGCGTCGCCCTCGGCGAGGCCGAGGAGGGTGTCCAGTACGCCGGCCTCCTTGAACCGGGCGAACGGCACGGACGCCAGGACCTGCCTGAGTTCGTCCTCCCGCTCGTCCAGGCCGTCGTCGGCCTCCCGGAGAAGTTCGGAGCGCAGGTAGCCGACCAGCGCCTCCGGCGTGGGGTAGTCGAAGATCAGCGTCGCGGGCAGCCGCAGTCCGGTGGCCGCGTGCAGGCTGTTGCGGAGGTTGACGGCGGCC is a genomic window containing:
- a CDS encoding type I polyketide synthase, producing the protein MNESWRMDMSAPDQQVVEALRASLKENARLQQENSTLVAAASEPIAIVSMACRYAGGIRGPEDFWRVVSEGADVYSTFPEDRGWDVEGLYNPDPDNPGTTYVREGAFLHDAAQFDAGFFGISPREALAMDPQQRQLLEVSWETFERAGIDPHSVRGSDIGMFAGVVHQDYAPDLSGFEGYLSLERALGTAGGVASGRVSYTLGLEGPAVTVDTMCSSSLVAIHLAAQALRRGECSMALAGGSTVMATPGGFVGFARQRALAFDGRCKSYAAGADGSGWAEGVGVVLLERLSVARERGHQVLAVIRGSAVNQDGASNGLTAPNGPSQQRVIRKALESAGLSPADVDTVEGHGTGTVLGDPIEAQALLATYGQGRDPEQPLWLGSVKSVIGHTQAASGVAAVINMVQALRHKTLPATLNVDAPTPQVDWSAGAVELLTESREWPENGRPRRAGVSAFGASGTNAHMILEEAPAEEAEPVEDVAQPAGVVPLVVSAGTAASLAAQAGRLAAFVEDAGEVPLADVAGTLVSGRAVLGERAVVLAGSHDEALAGLQALARGENAAGVVTGSGTPGKVVWVFPGQGSQWAGMGRELLDSSPVFAGRIAECAAALERWVDWSLIDVLRGDAEPELLDRVDVLQPASFAVMVGLAAVWASVGVEPDAVLGHSQGEIAAACVAGALSLEDAARVVALRSQAIAKDLAGRGGMASVALTEEEAVARLERWADRVEVAAVNGPSSVVIAGDAEALDEALDALEDQGVRVRRVAVDYASHTRHVEDIRDALAEALAGVGAQAPTVPFYSTVTGTWVEDADVLDGGYWYRNLRAQVGFGPAVAALLEQGHGVFVEVSAHPVLVQPITETVDKADTGTGVVVTGSLRRQDGGLRRLLASMAELFVRGVALDWAEVLPGGAAFRRVDLPTYAFDHQHYWIQMAGSATDAASLGLTGADHPLLGAVVQLPQSDGLVFTSRLSLRTHPWLAGHAIGGVVIIPGTMYVDLAVRAGDEFGYGVLEELVIEAPLVLPEHGGVRLQVAVGGPNPTGTRTVDVYSQREDAAGEGGASEWTRHATGLLAEPSATRTTAQGFDFAAWPPAGAEPVEVGNFYTDLLERGYAYGPAFQGLRAVWRRGDEVFAEAVLPEEQREDAGKFGMHPALLDAALHTNAFANPDDDRQVLPFAWNGLVLHAVGASALRVRIAPSGPDALSFQASDETGDMVLTMDSLVSREVSTDQLGAAAGDESRDTLFGVEWTELPSAQGAEASPSWAPVSAADDVVALAGSAGVPAVAVLQAVAGADSEDAALALTSRVLEVVQAWLAGTGLEESRLVVLTRGAVPAGDGTVSDPAGAAVWGLVRAAQAENPDRIILIDTDPASGDGAESVLRTVLGPVLASGEPQVAVRAAALSVPRLVRAGGDVPDAPAVFATEGTVLVTGGTGALGALVARHLVTRHGVRHLVLASRRGTDAEGVAELVAELTEQGAVVSVASCDVSDRAQVESLLASVPAEHPLTGVVHMAGVLDDGVIAALTPERLAGVFAPKVDAVRHLDALTRGLDLDAFVVFSSAASLMGSAGQGNYAAANAYLDGLMAGRRAAGLPGLSLAWGLWEQANGLTAHLSAVDQARMSRGGVLAITPAEGLDIFDVGLHAGQALLVPIKLDLKIMRSQAAAGGGVPHLLRGLVRAGRRLARAASGDSSGLVRRLAGLPQAEQESILLTIVQDEASAVLGFSGPELAQGTRGFSDIGFDSLTAVELRNRLSAATGVKLPATLIFDYPTPVVLARHLREELGDAADGTAPATAVAVVADPDEPIAIVGMACRLPGGVAGPEDLWQLLQERREGMSSFPDDRGWDLEGLYDPNPDSAGTSYTSTGGFLHEAAQFDAGFFGISPNEALAMDPQQRLLLEASWEALERAGIDPAAAQGSNIGVFSGVSIHDYVESLTNVPAELEGFVTTATAGSVASGRVSYTFGFEGPAVTVDTACSSSLVAMHLAAQALRQGECSMALAGGVAVMGSPIGVLGMSRQRGLASDGRCKAYGDGADGTVLSEGVALVVLERLSVARERGHRVLAVLRGSAVNQDGASNGLTAPNGPSQQRVIRRALDSAGLSPSDVDVVEGHGTGTALGDPIEAQALLATYGRDRNPEQPLWLGSLKSNIGHTQAAAGVAGVIKMVQALRHGVMPATLHADEPSKKVDWSEGAIELLTEAREWSRNGHPRRVGVSSFGISGTNAHLILEEAPPQAAEPGSEEQAPAGVVPLVVSARSTASLAGQAERLAAFLKGADGVSPAAVAGALVSDRGVFGERAVVVAESGDEALAGLKALAQGENAPGVVSGSAGSGAPGKVVWVFPGQGSQWAGMGRELLDASPVFAERIAECAAALDPFVDWSLLDVLRGDTDPELMERVDVLQPASFAVMVGLAAVWSSVGVKPDAVLGHSQGEIAAACVAGALSLQDAARVVALRSQAIAKDLAGRGGMASVALSEDEAVARIQPWADRVEVAAVNGPSSVVIAGDAQALDEALEALSAEGVRVRRVAVDYASHTRHVEDIRDALAQTLAGISAQAPKVPFYSTVTGGWVSDAGVLDGGYWYQNLRGQVGFGPAVADLLGQGHGVFVEVSAHPVLVQPITETVDTTETDVVVTGSLRREDGGLRRLLASMAELFVRGIALDWNGVLPQTPASRRVDLPTYAFDHQHYWLQLAESATDAASLGQMTADHPLLGAVVQLPQSDGLVFTSRLSQRTHPWLADHTVGGTVLVPGTGLVELAVRAGDEAGCGVLEELMIETPLIVPEHGGVRVQVAVGGPGENGSRTVQVYSLREDAAGADMWTRHATGVLSASAPAGGTGFGFAAWPPAGAQPVEVGGLYSDLVERGLGYGPAFQGVRAVWRRGEELFAEVALPEEQRKEAEKFGIHPALLDAALQAGMVDGAAEESGAVRQPLDWNGLVLHAVGASALRVRLAPVGPDALSVEAADETGGLVVTLDSVVSRPVTVGQLETAADTAVANSLYGVEWTELSPADVAEPSPWWVPVANAGDVTALADSDEVPAVALLDAVGGDGEDAALALSSRVLEVVQAWLAGTGLEESRLVVATRGAVPVGADGAVTDPAGSAVWGLVRATQVENPDRIVLIDTDPAAEGSLELVLSSVLASGEPQVAVRGTALSVPRLVRAGGEVPDAPAVFGPEGTVLVTGGTGALGAVVARHLVTRHGVRSLVLASRKGPDAEGAAELLAELTEQGAVVSVASCDVSDRDQVEALLASVPAEHPLTGVVHTAGVLDDAVITALTPEQLETAFAPKVNAVQHLDALTRGLDLDAFVVFSSAASLMGSAGQGNHAAANAYLDGLMAGRRAAGLPGLSLAWGQWQQTAGMGGLRLAAAEGMELFDAATGSGQALLVPVKLDLRTLRTQAAAGGEVPHLLRGLVRAGRQLARSASATDGGLLRRLAGLTAAEQEVLLLDLVRAQAAVVLGHAGPEGVQAEMAFKEAGFDSLTSVALRNGLCESTGLKLPATLIFDYPTPLALARHLHHELLPDSDAIDSEVDEERLRNALVSLPLARFREAGLMDALVRLVALGDGDPEIGSNDEADEERAIAELGVDDLVQMALGD